The Chryseobacterium indicum genome includes a window with the following:
- the chrP gene encoding chryseobasin maturation metalloprotease ChrP, with protein MKFEKKSLKFLEKYLNTSSPTGYEHEGQKVWMDYIKPYVDKIEVDHYGTCYGIINPEAEFKVVIEAHADEISWYVNYITDDGLIYVIRNGGSDQTIAPSKVVHIHGENGIVKGVFGWPAIHTRANQNEPTPKIENIFIDCGATSKKEVEEMGIYVGCMITYPDEFFEMNDRYFVCRALDNRIGGFMIAEVARLLKENKKTIPFGLYITNSVQEEVGLYGADMIADTIKPNIAIVTDVTHDTTTPMIEKKKEGDQKCGDGPVVFFAPSIHHTIRELIIDTAKTKKIPFQRAAASRATGTDTDAFAHSNGGVPSALISLPLRYMHTTVEMVSKEDVGNVIQLIYETLLRIQPEMKLKYH; from the coding sequence ATGAAATTTGAAAAGAAATCTTTAAAATTTTTAGAGAAATATTTAAACACTTCATCTCCGACTGGTTACGAACATGAGGGACAAAAAGTATGGATGGACTACATTAAGCCTTATGTAGACAAAATTGAAGTGGATCATTACGGAACCTGCTACGGAATCATTAATCCTGAAGCGGAATTTAAAGTAGTGATTGAAGCCCATGCAGATGAAATTTCTTGGTATGTAAATTATATTACAGACGACGGATTGATCTACGTGATCCGAAACGGAGGTTCTGATCAGACAATCGCTCCGTCCAAAGTGGTTCATATCCACGGTGAAAACGGAATTGTAAAAGGCGTTTTCGGATGGCCTGCAATCCACACCAGAGCCAACCAGAATGAGCCTACTCCAAAAATTGAAAACATCTTCATCGATTGCGGGGCAACTTCCAAAAAAGAAGTGGAAGAAATGGGAATTTATGTAGGATGCATGATTACGTATCCCGATGAATTCTTCGAAATGAATGACCGCTATTTTGTCTGCAGAGCTTTAGACAACAGAATCGGAGGTTTTATGATCGCTGAAGTGGCAAGACTTTTAAAGGAAAATAAAAAAACAATTCCGTTCGGATTGTACATTACCAATTCCGTGCAGGAAGAAGTAGGTTTGTATGGAGCAGATATGATTGCAGATACCATTAAACCTAATATTGCGATCGTGACAGACGTTACGCACGATACCACCACTCCGATGATCGAAAAGAAAAAAGAAGGCGACCAGAAATGCGGAGACGGACCGGTGGTTTTCTTCGCACCAAGCATTCATCACACCATCAGAGAACTGATTATCGACACCGCAAAAACGAAGAAAATTCCTTTCCAGAGAGCAGCAGCGAGCCGCGCTACGGGAACAGACACCGATGCTTTCGCGCATTCTAACGGCGGCGTTCCGAGTGCATTAATTTCTTTACCTTTGCGTTATATGCATACCACAGTGGAAATGGTTTCCAAAGAAGACGTAGGAAATGTGATCCAACTCATCTACGAAACACTTCTGAGAATTCAGCCGGAAATGAAACTGAAGTATCATTAA
- a CDS encoding NUDIX domain-containing protein has product MIDKINIRVYACAVKDKKVLTLFEEYAGEPLMKFPGGGLEFGEGLIDCLHREFDEELNVKIEVVEHFYTQEDFLVSRFRENEQLLTIYYIVNIIDEGDFLILDPCIEKTEWIEIDRPDNPFPLPIDKIVFDKLKEKFL; this is encoded by the coding sequence ATGATAGATAAGATCAACATTAGAGTTTACGCTTGTGCAGTAAAAGATAAAAAAGTCCTTACTTTATTTGAAGAATACGCAGGTGAACCTTTAATGAAATTTCCGGGTGGCGGACTGGAGTTTGGAGAAGGATTAATAGATTGTCTGCATCGTGAATTCGATGAAGAGCTGAATGTAAAAATAGAAGTTGTAGAACATTTTTATACGCAGGAAGATTTTCTGGTTTCGCGTTTCAGAGAAAATGAGCAATTGCTTACCATATATTATATTGTAAACATTATTGACGAAGGCGATTTCCTGATTCTCGATCCCTGCATTGAAAAAACAGAATGGATTGAGATCGACAGACCGGACAATCCGTTTCCGTTGCCCATCGACAAGATCGTTTTTGATAAATTAAAAGAAAAATTCCTGTAA
- the mnmD gene encoding tRNA (5-methylaminomethyl-2-thiouridine)(34)-methyltransferase MnmD, with the protein MKREIKTTNDGSKTLFINDLNENYHSHHGALQEAEHVFIKNGLNLINDYEINILELGFGTGLNVLVTINEYLKTDKNHIINYFTLEKYPVNESEINDLAYFELFDNPEFKNIYQKIHLAEWEKSEEIISGFNLKKIECDFFDLKNIDLPAINLVYYDCFGARVQPDLWEKPLFEMVADKMAVNGLLTTYSSKGSVRRILQELNFNVEKKQGPPGKREMINAVKL; encoded by the coding sequence TTGAAAAGAGAAATTAAGACCACAAACGACGGCAGCAAAACACTGTTTATCAATGATTTAAACGAAAACTATCATTCACACCATGGTGCATTACAGGAAGCCGAACACGTGTTTATCAAAAATGGATTAAATTTGATAAATGATTACGAAATTAATATTCTAGAACTCGGTTTTGGAACAGGTTTGAATGTTTTGGTAACAATTAATGAATATTTAAAAACTGACAAAAATCATATCATCAACTACTTTACCCTTGAAAAATACCCCGTAAATGAATCGGAAATTAACGATTTAGCCTATTTTGAGCTCTTCGATAACCCCGAATTCAAAAATATTTATCAAAAAATTCATCTGGCAGAATGGGAAAAGTCAGAAGAAATCATTAGCGGTTTCAACTTAAAAAAGATAGAATGTGATTTTTTTGATCTGAAGAACATCGATTTACCCGCTATAAATCTGGTATATTACGACTGTTTCGGAGCAAGAGTACAGCCCGATCTCTGGGAAAAGCCCCTTTTTGAAATGGTTGCGGATAAAATGGCTGTTAACGGATTATTAACCACCTACTCTTCGAAAGGAAGCGTAAGAAGAATTCTTCAGGAACTAAATTTTAATGTGGAGAAAAAACAGGGACCTCCGGGAAAAAGAGAGATGATTAATGCGGTGAAGTTGTAA
- the rpe gene encoding ribulose-phosphate 3-epimerase, which translates to MKTKLIAPSLLSADFGNLQRDIEMLNNSQADWFHVDVMDGRFVPNISFGFPVMKTVQQHAKKFVDVHLMIVEPEKYVEEFINHGADLVSVHYEACTHLHRTIHHIQSLGAKAGVVLNPSTPVLMLEDIIADVDLVLLMSVNPGFGGQKFIENTYKKIAETKDLILSNNSTALIEIDGGVNIDNASKLFEAGADVLVAGNAVFSAENPERTIELLKI; encoded by the coding sequence ATGAAAACGAAGCTTATTGCTCCATCCCTTTTATCCGCAGACTTCGGGAATCTGCAAAGAGACATCGAAATGCTGAATAATTCTCAGGCAGACTGGTTTCACGTAGACGTAATGGACGGAAGATTTGTTCCGAATATTTCGTTCGGATTTCCGGTAATGAAAACCGTTCAGCAGCACGCAAAAAAATTTGTAGATGTGCATCTGATGATCGTAGAACCTGAAAAATATGTGGAAGAATTCATTAATCACGGAGCGGATCTTGTATCGGTGCATTACGAAGCGTGTACTCACCTTCATAGAACGATTCATCATATTCAGAGTCTGGGTGCAAAAGCCGGTGTCGTGCTAAATCCTTCCACTCCGGTTCTTATGCTGGAAGATATTATTGCAGACGTAGATCTTGTTTTGCTGATGAGTGTAAATCCGGGATTCGGAGGACAGAAATTCATCGAAAACACTTATAAGAAGATTGCTGAAACAAAAGACCTGATCTTAAGCAACAATTCGACAGCATTAATTGAAATTGACGGTGGTGTAAATATCGACAACGCCTCTAAACTTTTCGAAGCCGGAGCCGATGTTCTGGTTGCAGGAAATGCAGTTTTCTCAGCAGAAAATCCTGAAAGAACCATCGAATTACTGAAAATTTAA
- a CDS encoding alpha-L-fucosidase, with protein MKGKLIGILSLGLVLSSGKYPAQNQPQENQKMEWFQDAKLGIFIHWGIYSVNGIPESWAFFNNYISHENYMKQLNGFSAVKYNPDEWVKLIKNSGAKYAVITTKHHDGVALWDSKAEKSTTIPKNSLAKKDVLSPFISVLKNSGLKTGLYYSLPDWSHPYYDINTRTKKRYEIKNDPKRWENFVTYYQNQLNELSLQFKPDLLWFDGDWEHSSEEWRAPKTLENLKKFNPDIIINSRLKNHGDYETPEQGIPVVKPQSKYWELCYTMNDSWGFQPFDNHYKTPNMIVRTLADVINMGGNLLLDIGPKEDGTIPEQQVEILKNLARWTAKNSEAIYGTTRGLQFDNYKGKSAFSKDRKKLFLYLEEAKDFVKIYGLMTNTISARILGDDKAKIDINSNGNGDFTFNFSHVKFDQDVTIVEISIDEPMIRVQNDKPNLSLPESLENKNTKLAIYEIAEQLHSGNNFFRNLGLTQDGMEMKLPKTDKTNPEILNWISKHAEALYETGKGLPEGHFSGNSVLSKDRQTLYLFVEGIPTGPIALKGIKNKIARIRIVGEGTLLSHEMYNKLYWSEVPGIIYIDVPKEKLDKNLTVIAVLLDKPLELYREKVGAIESNL; from the coding sequence GTGAAAGGGAAATTAATCGGCATATTGTCTTTAGGTCTGGTTTTATCTTCAGGAAAATATCCTGCACAAAATCAGCCACAGGAAAATCAAAAAATGGAATGGTTTCAGGATGCCAAACTCGGAATATTTATTCACTGGGGAATTTATTCTGTGAACGGAATTCCGGAATCATGGGCTTTTTTCAATAATTACATCAGCCATGAAAATTATATGAAACAGCTCAATGGTTTTTCGGCTGTAAAATATAATCCTGATGAATGGGTAAAACTGATTAAAAATTCCGGAGCAAAATATGCCGTGATTACTACAAAACATCATGATGGTGTTGCACTTTGGGATTCAAAAGCTGAAAAATCGACTACCATTCCTAAAAATTCCTTAGCCAAAAAAGATGTGCTTTCTCCGTTTATCTCTGTGTTAAAAAATTCCGGACTGAAAACCGGACTTTACTATTCCCTTCCCGACTGGAGCCATCCTTATTACGACATCAATACCCGGACAAAAAAACGTTACGAAATTAAAAATGATCCGAAACGCTGGGAAAATTTTGTTACCTATTATCAGAATCAATTAAATGAACTTTCACTACAATTTAAACCCGATCTTCTGTGGTTTGATGGCGATTGGGAACATTCTTCCGAAGAATGGCGCGCTCCGAAAACTCTGGAAAATCTGAAAAAATTCAATCCGGACATTATCATTAATTCCAGACTGAAAAATCATGGAGACTACGAAACTCCGGAACAGGGAATTCCTGTGGTAAAACCTCAAAGCAAGTACTGGGAACTTTGCTACACCATGAATGATTCATGGGGATTTCAGCCTTTCGACAATCATTACAAAACTCCGAATATGATTGTAAGAACTTTGGCGGATGTGATTAATATGGGCGGAAATCTACTGTTGGATATCGGTCCGAAAGAAGACGGAACCATTCCGGAACAGCAGGTTGAAATTTTAAAGAACTTGGCAAGATGGACAGCAAAAAATTCCGAAGCCATTTATGGAACAACACGAGGTTTGCAATTCGACAATTATAAAGGAAAATCTGCATTTTCAAAAGACCGGAAAAAATTATTCCTTTATCTTGAAGAAGCCAAAGACTTTGTAAAAATATACGGTTTAATGACCAATACTATTTCTGCCAGAATTCTTGGGGATGATAAAGCGAAAATTGATATCAATAGTAACGGTAATGGAGATTTTACTTTTAATTTTTCCCATGTAAAATTTGATCAGGACGTAACCATTGTTGAAATATCGATTGACGAACCTATGATCAGAGTACAAAATGATAAGCCCAATTTATCTCTTCCTGAATCTTTAGAAAATAAAAATACGAAACTGGCAATCTATGAAATTGCAGAACAGCTTCATTCGGGAAACAACTTCTTCAGAAATTTAGGTTTAACACAAGACGGAATGGAAATGAAACTTCCCAAAACCGATAAAACCAATCCCGAAATTCTAAACTGGATCAGCAAACACGCAGAAGCACTTTATGAAACCGGAAAAGGTCTTCCAGAAGGTCATTTTTCAGGAAACTCCGTACTTTCCAAAGACAGACAGACCCTTTATCTTTTTGTGGAAGGAATTCCGACCGGACCGATTGCTCTGAAAGGTATTAAAAACAAAATTGCCCGAATCCGTATTGTGGGTGAAGGAACTTTATTAAGCCATGAAATGTACAATAAGCTTTACTGGAGTGAGGTTCCGGGAATTATTTATATTGATGTACCCAAAGAAAAACTGGATAAAAACCTTACTGTTATTGCGGTTCTTCTTGATAAACCGCTCGAATTATACCGTGAAAAAGTTGGCGCAATTGAAAGTAATCTGTAA
- a CDS encoding DUF4294 domain-containing protein has product MNFSKIICLFLFFFGVSISAQRDSVIAKPLSQYPAELLKTDEFGNKYFYDERQKARIYEINGETVVVMDELVLLNKPKFNNQLDRNYYYFLNKKLYRVYPLFLTALQQYRDIQGEMTNMDSKAKRKYIRDRQNILADQYEKQLRDLTTTEGQVFAKLMNRATGKNVYEIIKELRGGWSAFWWNVKGKMADIDLKDPYDPHKNRTDEYLESLLQSNWNSGYLQPYSGASSFKVYK; this is encoded by the coding sequence ATGAATTTTAGTAAGATTATTTGTCTTTTTCTCTTCTTTTTTGGAGTCAGTATTTCGGCTCAGAGGGATTCCGTCATTGCGAAACCTTTAAGTCAGTACCCTGCAGAACTTTTGAAAACAGATGAATTCGGCAACAAATATTTCTATGACGAAAGGCAGAAAGCAAGGATCTATGAAATCAACGGGGAAACTGTGGTGGTAATGGATGAGCTGGTTTTGCTGAATAAACCGAAATTCAATAATCAGCTGGATCGAAACTATTATTATTTCTTAAATAAAAAGCTTTACAGAGTATATCCTTTATTTTTAACCGCTTTACAGCAATACAGAGATATTCAGGGAGAAATGACGAATATGGACAGTAAAGCAAAACGAAAATACATCAGAGACCGGCAGAATATTCTAGCCGACCAGTACGAAAAACAGCTTCGTGATCTTACGACAACAGAAGGGCAGGTTTTTGCCAAACTGATGAACAGAGCAACCGGAAAAAATGTCTACGAAATCATTAAAGAATTAAGAGGAGGATGGAGTGCGTTCTGGTGGAATGTAAAAGGAAAAATGGCAGATATTGATCTTAAAGATCCCTACGATCCGCACAAAAACAGAACAGACGAATATCTGGAATCCCTGCTTCAGTCGAACTGGAACTCTGGCTACCTTCAGCCTTATTCCGGAGCAAGCAGCTTTAAAGTCTACAAATAA